A window of Chloroflexota bacterium genomic DNA:
AAAGGGGAAAAGTCGGCGCCGCCCTGCAGCGAAAGCACCTTGGTGATCGCAGCAGTGAGCGTGGTCTTGCCATGATCGATATGGCCGATCGTGCCAATATTCACGTGCGGCTTCGTTCGTTCAAATCGCTCCTTCGCCATCGTTTCCTTCCTCAACCCTTATGAAACTTCACTCAATACATTACTTAACTGACAGCGGTCAGGGACTGTGCGCCTGCCTAATCTCTCAAAAATCTGCACTGGGATTAACTCACTCATTCCCCAGTGCGGGAGCTTCCCCCAACCGTATCTCCGCATTCTATGCGGGAGATTTCCGCAACCCTGCGGGAGCCCACAACCGGGATTGAACCGGTGACCTCGATCTTACCAAGATCGCGCTCTACCGACTGAGCTATGTGGGCAATGCGCTACTCGCAGACCTTGGACTTCTCTTAACTCTACCTCAGCGGTCAAGGCTCACCGGCATTTCCTGGGGCGGCACATCGGCTTTGCCCGCGCCGGACCGTCGGCGTGGCATCGCAATCTAGGCCTTGGAGATAGAGAAGGCACGGTAACAGTTTGCCGTGCCGTTTCCTGCCTTCCCCGCTTGTTTACCCTTATCCACGTTTGCAGCCTGTTCCCGCTTGCTCGCCGGCGCAGAAGTCGTTGCCAACATCTCTCCGGCACAGTCCTTGGCGGCTTGCAACCTGCTACGCGGATGGGACCTTACCGTAAACCCCACACCTCTCTAAGCCTAGTACTAGTCGCAAAGGCAACATCAATGATAACAGACCCCTGCTTGCCTGTCACGCATTTCATGGCAAAGAATCAATACCAGTACAACGGAAAGTGAGCTACAAAATACGGAAACGAGCGAGGCGAAACTCTCTGCTTTTCCTGCGAAAGCGAGAATCAATCTTCTCACCACGTGTACGAATCCCCATTCACCAGAGGAGACCTTTGCATGACCCCACTTTCAAGCAGGGGCACTCCCTCTCCCGTCGAGGGAGAGGGGACATCCGCGCTGTGGCGAGGGTTATGCAAAGGTCTCCAGAGGGAGAGCTCGCAGCCTGTTGCCGTATTCTGCCGCGCTAGGACAGTGTACCCATTCACGGGCCGACGGCCACGCTCTCAGTGTAGCTGGTTTGACGCGAGGCCCTCCTCCCGCCGCCGGACCGCAGCAAAAGGAGAGCCCAGCTACCATCCAATTGTGTCTACGAGAAGCAAGCGTTATCCAAGTTCACCGTCCACGATGGTATCCATTGCGGCCGTCGCCTCTTCCACGCTCGCCTCGCCTGACCAGATCTGGCCGAGGTAGGTGCCGTACGCCGGGCCGTAGATGGCAATCATGTTCGGATTCTTGGGCAAACCGCGCAGGTAGGTGAGGAAGTTCAGCACATTGTCGATGCCGTCGGGCTGGCCGTCCGCATTGCGGTATTCGTTTTCCGCAACCGGCGTGTACACCGGCACCGAGAGCGATACCGCCAACATGGCTAAGGCGCCCTGGCGGCCGGTAACGTGCCGGAGCAGCGCCCATGCCGCGTCTTTGGCGCTGCTGTCGCTGTAGACGGCTTGCGCGTAGCTGCCGGCAAAGGTCGTCCTGCCAGCCGGCCCCGCCGGAATGCCGACCACGTCCCACGCAAACGACACGCGGTCGCCGCGATAGCGGGACATAGCCGCGCCGGTGGTGACGATCAGGGGCGATACGCCGCCGCTGAAGAGGTCGTCCTGCACCTCGCCGGGCCGCGGCGTGACCTGGTGCACGTGGAAGAGGTCGGAGACCCACTGGAGGCCGGCCCGGGTCTCGGGTGACGACATGGTGGACTTGGTGGGATTCTCTTCGTCGTCGTACGTGCTGCCGCCTGCCATCCAGATCCACGGCGTGATGGGATTGAAGCCGCGGGGTATCGAGGCTAGGGCGAACTGCTTCTGCGAGCCGGCGCCGGTGGTCTGCCGGCGCACGAACGTCATGAAATCGTCCCACGTCCACGAATCCTGCGGGTACTCCTCGCCGAGCTTGTCCATCAGGTCCTTGTTATAGACGGCGATCAGGCTGTTTACGTAGTGGGGAATGGCGATGAGGTTACCTTGAAAGCGATGCGCTTCTATGGCCAGGGAAGCGTACTCGGTCATGTCCACCTGGTCGCGGGCGACCAGGCTGTCGAGTTCCGCCGCCAATCCGGCCTGACCGATGTTCCCCAGCCAGATCGGACTGCAGTTGAAGATGCCGATGTCCCGCTCGCCGGCCGCCAGGCCCGTACGCACTTTCTCGATGCAATCCTGCTGGTTGCCGGGCACGATGACGTATTCGGCCTGAAACTGTTCGTTCTGCTCGTTGAAGCTGTCTACGAGTCCCTGCTGCACGGGATCGAAGCTGCCGCCGCCGTAGGACGCGGTGAACCACTTCGCCACCTGGACTTCGGGCTCTTTGGGCTCTTCCTTAGCAGGTGCGGCCTTCTCTTCCATTTTGGCTTCCGTCTCTGCGGCGGGTGTGGCGACTGTGCCGCAAGCTGCCAGCGGCAGCAGGGCGCCGGCGCCAACCAACCCCGACAGGATGCGCCGTCGGCTGAGGGTAAGCGATATTGCTTTCATCCGAAGACTCCCTTCTGTGAATCAACAGTGGCGAAATGCATGTGACAGGAGCACTCGCCTGTCCTAGGTGCACTTGGGATGCCAGGCCGCGCGGGATCTCTAAAAGGATTAGGCCGATGGGGTAGGAGAGCCTGTGTCAGAACGACCGTGCAGGCGGGACGCTCTCCCTCTCGCGCAGCACAAGCATCGCAGCACAAACCAATGCAGTCATGCCTCCTTTCTGCGAGTATGCCGGATCGACTCCAATGTACTCACCAACTCGGAGAGGCAATACGATTGACTTGTAGTCTAACGCACGCTTGCTTTCTTGTCTAGATGTGTATCGCTACAATTTGGGACACGAAAGGTAACGTGGAATTACCCAGTGACGAAGCTGGGGTCTGCGTTACTCGCGCAGAGCTACCATTTCACTGGGCGTGAGGGCAGGTGTCATACCTGGATACAGAACTCCTACGTTGGCTTGGCGCAAGTCACCGGGTATAGTTTTCTTCAGCGGAGCTACGCGTACCAAGAGGAGCATGGCGGTGAGCGGCATGGCGGGCGTTGATCCCACGCAGAGCGGCGCGGAGTTTTCGGCGTGTGGGCGCTACCGCTACAAGCTCTGGCGGGTGTGGGACCACACGCACCCGGTGATCTTGTTTATCATGCTGAACCCGTCCACGGCTGATGCTACGAACGATGACCCCACCATACGACGCTGCATTGGCTTTGCCCGCGATTGGGGCTACGGCGGGGTGCGGGTGGGGAACCTGTTCGCGTGGCGCACGCCCTACCCGAGCGCGCTGCGCGTCGCCCCCGATCCCGTGGGACAAGATAACGATGGCGCCCTATTCAGTCTGGCCGAAGGAGCGGCGCTGATCGTCGCTGCATGGGGCATGCACGGCGCTGGGGGCGGGCGTGGGCAGGTCGTTCGCGAACGCTTTTCGGACTGCCTCCACGCGCTCGGCATGACGAAATCGGGGGAGCCGGCCCATCCGCTCCGTCTGCGGCGCACCTGCAGGCCCTTCCTGCTGGAGAACTGAGATTGCTTGGGGGCTGGGCGCTGTTGCACCTATAGGGGTGACCGGCTCTCTTCAGTGTCGATGCATGGGCGGAGCGAAACGGCGCAGCGTGTCGGCAGGGCTGGGTGAAAAATACGACGCAACTTGGCAAAAGCGAGCGGGCTCTGGCGAGAGTGCGGAGCGCGGTAGTGAGTACCCAATCGCGCTGTTTGGGCTTCGCGAAGTCCTTGTCAAAGCGCGGGAAGTATCTCAAGGAGCGCAAACAGAAGTGTATGAAACTCTCTAAACTCCTTCGCGCCATGCCGGAGGCGCGGATTGTCTCCGGTGCGCAAGACCCGGCCATCACTCAGCTCTGCCACGATTCTCGGGAGGCGGAGGCCGGTGCGCTCTTCATCGCGCTGCAGGGATTGCACCGGGATGGACACGACTACGCCGCGGCTGCCGTGGCGAATGGCGCGACCGCGGTGCTTGTCACACGACCACAGTCTCTGCCGGAGCACGTCACCCAGGTGCTGGTGCCCGACACGTGGGTGGCAATCGGGCAGGCGGCTGCGGTCTTCTGCGGCAACCCCTCCCAGGAACTCTGCGTCATCGGCGTCACCGGCACCGACGGCAAGAGCACGACAACCACCCTCATCGGTCACATCCTGCGGGCGTGCGGGCATCCGACGGGCGTCATCACCACGGTGGCCTTTCACGACAGCCGGCAGGAGTATCCCAACGAGACGCGCCTCACTACCCAGCACGCTTCCGACCTCCAGCGCATGCTGCGCACAGTCCGCAACCAAGGTGGCACGCATGCAGTCGTCGAAGCCAGTTCCCACGGGCTGGCACTGCACAAGCTGGACGCAATTGAGATTGATGCCGCCGTGTTGACGAACCTCAGTCATGAGCACCTGGACTTTCATAAGACTCTGGAAGCATACCGCGAGGCGAAGGGTCTGCTCTTCCAGCGGGTGAAGGCGCGGGCGTCAAAGCCGTTTCCCCAGGTGAGTGTGCTCAACGCCGACGATGCGCACTTTTCATATTTCGCCTCAATCAAACCGCCCGGCGTGCGGACGTATGGCCTCGCAAAGCACGCGGACGTGCGCGCCATAGACGTAACGCTCGGCGCAGACCACACCGCATTTACAGTGGTCACGCCGGAGGGACAAACGCCAGTGCATGCGCCGCTGGTCTGCCACTTCAACGTGGCCAACACGCTGGCAGCGTTGGCCCTCGTTAGCGGTCTGGGCGTGCCCCTCGATGCGGCTGCGGCGGCGGTTGGCTCGTTTCCGGGGGTGCCCGGTCGCATGCAGGTGATTAGTGCCGGCCAGCCGTTCGCCGTAATTGTTGACTACGCCCATACGCCCAATAGCCTGCGGCTCGTGCTCGATGCCTTGCGCAGCGTAACGCCGGGACGGCTGGTGGTCGTCTTTGGCAGCGCGGGCGAGCGCGACGTGGAGAAGCGGGCGCTCATGGGCGAGGTCGCGGCGGAACATGCCGACTACTTTGTAATCACCAGCGAGGACCCCCGCAGCGAGGACCCGGACGCTATCTGCCGACAAATCGAAGAAGGCGCCTTGGAGGCCGGCTGTGTCTACGGCCGCGACTACAGCATCAGCGTCGACCGCACCCAAGCCTTCCGCATTGCCTTCAAGCAGGCGCGGCCGGGCGATACCGTGCTCCTAGCTGGCAAAGGCCACGAGCACTCCATCATCTGGGGCGCAGAGTCACTGCCCTGGGACGAGGCCCGCATTGCCAGTGAGACCCTGGCGGATATGTTTGCCTAGCGCCGTTTTCACATAAACGAGCGTGGTCGCAGGCAACACGACTTCACCGATGACCTTGGACAGAGTGCAGCAATCTCCTGATGCCACCTATGGGGCGTACTTACTATTGCTTTATCCCCGTTTATGCTATTGCCAATATGTTCTGGTTAGAGTAGGATGATTGACATGATGCTGCTTCGTTAAGAGAGAGGAGGGTTGACAACTAGAGGTATTGCCTTTGTGTTGCGAATACCCAGTGTCGGCTGGATGGAGCCTTTTCATGCAGGCGAAGCGGCAGAACGCCGCGTCGCAAAGGAGAAGAAGTCATGCGTTTTCATACAACCAGACGTAGATTCCTCGGGGGCTCGGCAGCAACTTTCGGGGCCGTTGCCCTGGCCGCGTGCGGCCAGGTAGCGACGACGGGCGAAATGATGGAGGAAGCACCGGCTGAGGCGGAGGAAGAAGCAAAGGCCGAAGAGGCGCCCGTAGCCGAGCAAGTAACCATTCAATTCATGTGGCCGCCCTATTCACCGGCCAAGGAGCGCTGGTACGAGCGCTTGGTGGACGCCTACGAAGAGAAAAACCCCAATGTATCAATCTCCACCATTCTCGATACCGCGCTCAACGATCGCATCGGCACGAACGCCGCCGCCGGTGGCGGCTTGCTTGACGTGACCTGGCACGGCTGGGGTTGGGCCCGTTGGGGTGAAGAAGGCGTCTTCCTGCCGCTGGAGCCGTACGTCAAGGCGTCGGGCCTCAACCTTGACGACTATTATAAGGCCGCCATCGACGGTGTCACCTGGAACGGCACGCTGCATGCGCTGCCCCTGGGCATTCTGACGCCGGTGATGGCGCTTAATCTCGATGCGTTCGCGGCAGCGGGCATCGAGGTACCGTCTGACGACTGGACCTTCGGGGACATGATTGATATCGGCGCCAAGCTCACCGATGCCGCCAACGGCAAGTGGGGCGTGTCGACGCGGTTCTGGTACTGGTCGACCTGGTACGTCTCCTATGGCCGCGATCAGGGTTCCGTGAACAATGAGTGGCAGACCATGAGCTGGGACGCGGCAGTCCGCACCGAGCTGATTAGGACGCGGGGAGACCTGTTCCACAAGCACCAGATCGAAGCCTATGGCGACGATGCCAAAGAAGAGACGATCTTCGATCACTTCAAGAACCAGAAGGTTGCCATCTACTCGGGCTACAACTGGCTGGTGCCCAGCTTCCGTACCGACGCGCAGTTCAATTGGACGTTGCATCCCATCCCGTTTATCGATTTCGAGGGCGAACCGACGCGTAACGGCGCGCTCTACACCGAGGAAATCGCCCTCGTGGAAGGCAGCAAGGTGCTCGACCACGGGTGGGACTTCGCCTCGTGGATCTGCGGGCCGGAACAACTGGATACGGCAGCCCGCAACGGCGACACGACGCCGACGATCAAGTCTATAGCCGAGAGCGACGCGTTCATCAATCTGGACCTGCCGCCCGGAGAGAGAATCGTCGAGTATCTGCGGGCCATGGAAACCGCCATTCCGTTCTTGCTCCATCCAATTGGCGGCGATCTCGCCGGACCTCTGTGGAAGAACGCCGGCCTGGCGACGCAGGCGAATCCGGAGCTTACGCCGGAGGAGGCTTCCCGCACGGCCCAAGGCGAGGCCCAAGCCATCCTGGACGAGTACAACGCAAGCAGGCAGTAGGTAAGCCTTTCAGTGCGTAGGGGCACGACATGTCGTGCCCCTACGCGTGTTTCAGGGGGGAGTCGGCGCTCCGAACCATTGCCAGAGGGATCTTGCGGGACTGCGGCTCATATCCCCTCTCCCTGAGGAGACCGTTGCGTAACCCTTGCCGCAGCGAGGCAGTCCCCTGTCACTTGACGAGCGAGGCAGTCCCCTCTCACTTGACGAGCGGGGCAGTCCCCTCTCACTTGACGGGAGAGGGTTAGGGTGAGGGTGAATCTGCTCTGATCCCCAGTTGTCTTTGATCTAGTATATATTGACTGTACATGCCATACGATTAGAATAGCAAGGTATCCCCTCTCCCCAAGGAGAGGGTGCGCCTCCTTGCCATCGGGACCTAGCTATGCAAGGGTCTTCTTGACTGAGAGGGCTAGGGAGAGGGAAAAACATCGGGCAAGATCAACTTGAAAGGTTAGTAGCATGGGCACGCTCGGTGTAACACCCGACGATGCGGAGTCCATCCGCCAAGAGCAGGTAGCGGAAATTGACCGCTACTACGCCGCGCTGGTGTATGCGGCTGCGAATAGACGCGAGCGCGCGTGGCAGCGGGACTTTAGTTCGCCTGACGCCTATCGCCGCTCGATAGCGCCGAACCGTGCACGGTTTCTCCAGCTCATGGGCGGCGCGCCGCAAGGTGCCGCGCTGCTGGAGCCGCGGCAGCAAGACCTGCCGGAGCGTCCCGGCATTGCGGCAAGGCGCGTCTGGATTCCGGTTGATGCAGGCGTCCACGCGTACGGCGTTTTGCTGGTGCCCGCACAGCCGGCCGGACCGAAACCCGCCGTAATCGCCCAGCACGGCTTCTCCGGCTCACCGGAAGCCACCTGCGGCTACTACGAGTTGGAGGAGACTGCCTATCTGCGGTCCTTTGGGCTGCGGCTGGCCGAAAAGGGCTACGTTGTCTTCGCTCCGTTGGTGATGAACAATACGCCCGACCGGTCGCGCACAAACCGCAAGGCCACGCTCATTGCCCAACAGCTCTTGGGCCTGGAAGTGGGCAAGATGATGCGCGTGGTGGACTTTCTGCAGACCTTGCCGGAGGTGGACAACGACCGCATCGGCTACATGGGCATCTCCCAGGGCGGCATGATGGCGCTGTGGGCGGCGGCCGCCGACGAGCGGGTCGCCGCCTGCGTCTGCTCCGGCTACTTCACCAACCGTACACCCAAGATGATCGACCCTTCGCCCCACTACACGTCCTTCATCCAAACCGGCGATGACGACAAATTCTTCTGGGGCCAGTTGAACGAGTTTTCCGATTCCGACATCGCGTCGCTCATCTGCCCGCGACCCTTCTTCGTGGAGGCGGGCACGGAAGACCGCGTCTTCTGGCTGGAGCACGTGAAGGAAGAGTTTTCTCAAGTCCAGTCAATTTACGCGCAGCTAGGCATCCCGGAACGCGTCGAACTTGGCATCTTTGCAGGTCCCCACGTGATTCATGGGGTGGAGTCGTTCGCTTTCCTCGACCGCTGGCTGCAGAATTAATCCGCGAACTATGCGCCCCGTGAATATCGACGTGTGCTTCGAACAAGGGGAGACTTGCCGTTCGCACTGAGCCTGTCGAAGTGCCGTTACGGTTTTCACGGCAACCGTAACGTTTTGTGATTACTGGCGCGTGTTCGCAACACAGCGGTTGGGCAGAATTACCGTTCGCACTGAGCTTGTCGAAGTGCTCTTCGCGGGTAGGCACGCGGGCCGTGAATTGTCTCAGCGAATTGGCCCACTGCCCTGCCCACAAAGAAGTGTAAGCTACCTATTGGGGTAAGTTTGAAGTTGTATTCGGTAGCGCCCTTTACATCGTTGGCACTACCACAGAAGAGATGGACGTGATGGCAACCGCTTCCGCTACGCAAAAAAATGTCCTAAACGACGATCAAGTCGCCTTCTACCACCGCCACGGCTATCTCATACTTGAAAATGTGCTAGCGGCGGCTGAGCTACAGGAATTGCGGGCAGCAACGGAGGGCTTGCAGGAGGAGCGCATCCGCCGGGGCGGCAACGACAGCATTGTTGCTATCATGGACTTTGCCCTGCTCGATGACGCCTTCATGCGCGCCGCGCACCACCCGCACATGCTGGCCGCCGTGACGCAGCTCATTGGCGAAAACCTGCGCCTGCAACACTGCAAGCTGAACTGGAAGCCGCCCACCAAGGGCACCGGAGAAGTGGACTGGCATCAGGACTTTCCCTTCCTGCCCCACACCAACTACGATCTGCTGGCGTGCATGATCCTGATGGACGATTCTTCACCGAAAAACGGCTGCATGCGCGTGATTCCAGGCAGCCATCTGCGGGGGCCGGTGGACCATTTCACCGCGGACGGGACATTCGCGAGGCACTGCACCGATCCGGCAGATTATGCAGATGACCTCGCCCGAGGCAACGTGGTCGATCTGGTCGCCCCGGCCGGTTCGATTACGATCCATCACAGTTGCATCGTGCACGCTTCCTATCCGAACAACAGCGATACGCCCCGCCGGGGCCTGATCTACCAGATTGCCGCGGGTGACAGCGTCCAACTCGGCGGCCAACTCTACAAGGTCTGGCCGCTATGGCTGCAAGGCGAGGACCCGCTGCGCGCCCGCATGGAGGACGGCACGGTCTTTCGCCTCAGTAGACCCCTAACCAACGTCGGCGGCCTGGAACCGAGCGACCAATAGGCTGTGTGGTCTCTCCGTGTCATTCCTGTAAATGTCAGGTAATTCGTTGACAGATTTGAGAACAAAAGCAACCTTTCGCAGTGTTAGACATGACTAGTACACATGTCATTCCGAACGAAGCGCAGCGAAGAGTCGCTCTTAGCGCGGAATCTAGTGCGTAGATTCGGCTTGTTCTCCAAATGCTGAGCCAGAAGAGAGAAAGGGTGTTGCGAAAGCGCCTATCACCCGTTTGAGTTGGGTTCCGCTGATTCAGGAGAAGATGGATTCTCAACAGTCATTCCGGCGAACGCCGGAATCCAGGGTGCGCGCGACGAAGATAGATTCCGTGCCCCCGCGCGCGGCGAACTTTCGCGGGAATGACGGATGATGCGCCCCTCGTGTAACCCTGTTGCATTCCGCAATTGCCTGCTTCTTACAGCATACAAATGACGGAGGTTCGTCGTGCTATTTTCATGGTAGTGACGGAACCGGGACAAAGGCTTGTCACCCGCTCCTTGGGTCAAGCTGTAGCGTGGGGGCTTGTCCCCCGCTCTTGGTACGGTGGGCCCAAGGCACAGTGCGGCTCAATTCTCTCCCGAATTCGGATTCCGGCAAGCTGAGCTTGGTACTGCAAACTAGGATTTGGCCCTTTGCTGTCTGTGACACGCGGCACACCGTATTGAACGTGATACAGTATCAACACAATCTAACCCGGAAACCGCAAAGTCACCGATCGCTTCTATCAAAGAGATAAAAGGAGCAGAAGACCCATGGCGACGTCTCCCACAACCCAGGAAAAGATCCTCAGCGACGACCAGGTTGCCTTCTATCAAC
This region includes:
- a CDS encoding GTP-binding protein, encoding MAKERFERTKPHVNIGTIGHIDHGKTTLTAAITKVLSLQGGADFSP
- a CDS encoding extracellular solute-binding protein gives rise to the protein MKAISLTLSRRRILSGLVGAGALLPLAACGTVATPAAETEAKMEEKAAPAKEEPKEPEVQVAKWFTASYGGGSFDPVQQGLVDSFNEQNEQFQAEYVIVPGNQQDCIEKVRTGLAAGERDIGIFNCSPIWLGNIGQAGLAAELDSLVARDQVDMTEYASLAIEAHRFQGNLIAIPHYVNSLIAVYNKDLMDKLGEEYPQDSWTWDDFMTFVRRQTTGAGSQKQFALASIPRGFNPITPWIWMAGGSTYDDEENPTKSTMSSPETRAGLQWVSDLFHVHQVTPRPGEVQDDLFSGGVSPLIVTTGAAMSRYRGDRVSFAWDVVGIPAGPAGRTTFAGSYAQAVYSDSSAKDAAWALLRHVTGRQGALAMLAVSLSVPVYTPVAENEYRNADGQPDGIDNVLNFLTYLRGLPKNPNMIAIYGPAYGTYLGQIWSGEASVEEATAAMDTIVDGELG
- a CDS encoding DUF1643 domain-containing protein; translated protein: MAGVDPTQSGAEFSACGRYRYKLWRVWDHTHPVILFIMLNPSTADATNDDPTIRRCIGFARDWGYGGVRVGNLFAWRTPYPSALRVAPDPVGQDNDGALFSLAEGAALIVAAWGMHGAGGGRGQVVRERFSDCLHALGMTKSGEPAHPLRLRRTCRPFLLEN
- a CDS encoding UDP-N-acetylmuramoyl-L-alanyl-D-glutamate--2,6-diaminopimelate ligase, which gives rise to MKLSKLLRAMPEARIVSGAQDPAITQLCHDSREAEAGALFIALQGLHRDGHDYAAAAVANGATAVLVTRPQSLPEHVTQVLVPDTWVAIGQAAAVFCGNPSQELCVIGVTGTDGKSTTTTLIGHILRACGHPTGVITTVAFHDSRQEYPNETRLTTQHASDLQRMLRTVRNQGGTHAVVEASSHGLALHKLDAIEIDAAVLTNLSHEHLDFHKTLEAYREAKGLLFQRVKARASKPFPQVSVLNADDAHFSYFASIKPPGVRTYGLAKHADVRAIDVTLGADHTAFTVVTPEGQTPVHAPLVCHFNVANTLAALALVSGLGVPLDAAAAAVGSFPGVPGRMQVISAGQPFAVIVDYAHTPNSLRLVLDALRSVTPGRLVVVFGSAGERDVEKRALMGEVAAEHADYFVITSEDPRSEDPDAICRQIEEGALEAGCVYGRDYSISVDRTQAFRIAFKQARPGDTVLLAGKGHEHSIIWGAESLPWDEARIASETLADMFA
- a CDS encoding extracellular solute-binding protein; this encodes MRFHTTRRRFLGGSAATFGAVALAACGQVATTGEMMEEAPAEAEEEAKAEEAPVAEQVTIQFMWPPYSPAKERWYERLVDAYEEKNPNVSISTILDTALNDRIGTNAAAGGGLLDVTWHGWGWARWGEEGVFLPLEPYVKASGLNLDDYYKAAIDGVTWNGTLHALPLGILTPVMALNLDAFAAAGIEVPSDDWTFGDMIDIGAKLTDAANGKWGVSTRFWYWSTWYVSYGRDQGSVNNEWQTMSWDAAVRTELIRTRGDLFHKHQIEAYGDDAKEETIFDHFKNQKVAIYSGYNWLVPSFRTDAQFNWTLHPIPFIDFEGEPTRNGALYTEEIALVEGSKVLDHGWDFASWICGPEQLDTAARNGDTTPTIKSIAESDAFINLDLPPGERIVEYLRAMETAIPFLLHPIGGDLAGPLWKNAGLATQANPELTPEEASRTAQGEAQAILDEYNASRQ
- a CDS encoding dienelactone hydrolase family protein, encoding MGTLGVTPDDAESIRQEQVAEIDRYYAALVYAAANRRERAWQRDFSSPDAYRRSIAPNRARFLQLMGGAPQGAALLEPRQQDLPERPGIAARRVWIPVDAGVHAYGVLLVPAQPAGPKPAVIAQHGFSGSPEATCGYYELEETAYLRSFGLRLAEKGYVVFAPLVMNNTPDRSRTNRKATLIAQQLLGLEVGKMMRVVDFLQTLPEVDNDRIGYMGISQGGMMALWAAAADERVAACVCSGYFTNRTPKMIDPSPHYTSFIQTGDDDKFFWGQLNEFSDSDIASLICPRPFFVEAGTEDRVFWLEHVKEEFSQVQSIYAQLGIPERVELGIFAGPHVIHGVESFAFLDRWLQN
- a CDS encoding phytanoyl-CoA dioxygenase family protein, with translation MATASATQKNVLNDDQVAFYHRHGYLILENVLAAAELQELRAATEGLQEERIRRGGNDSIVAIMDFALLDDAFMRAAHHPHMLAAVTQLIGENLRLQHCKLNWKPPTKGTGEVDWHQDFPFLPHTNYDLLACMILMDDSSPKNGCMRVIPGSHLRGPVDHFTADGTFARHCTDPADYADDLARGNVVDLVAPAGSITIHHSCIVHASYPNNSDTPRRGLIYQIAAGDSVQLGGQLYKVWPLWLQGEDPLRARMEDGTVFRLSRPLTNVGGLEPSDQ